A region from the Salvia splendens isolate huo1 chromosome 15, SspV2, whole genome shotgun sequence genome encodes:
- the LOC121767761 gene encoding nuclear transcription factor Y subunit B-7-like: MKRDRDDFEDDENPQIGSSSRTPYTISPDTNTSSYLKSTTNQNPYASKNNNNNNNKEQDRFLPIANVGRIMKKVIPGNGKISKDAKETVQECVSEFISFVTGEASDKCQREKRKTINGDDILWAITTLGFEDYVNPLKIYLAKYRDIEGEKLNVPKQQPLEQQQQQQQQQQHMHHDQNSPNIPYNSVYSTANLITQPPFVSGDPPFPLPFSQSSIQTGSLPQHDHVDDHW; the protein is encoded by the coding sequence ATGAAGAGAGATAGAGATGATTTTGAAGATGATGAGAATCCTCAAATTGGGTCAAGTAGTAGAACCCCCTATACAATTAGCCCTGACACTAACACATCATCATACCTTAAATCAACCACCAATCAAAATCCCTACGCCTcaaaaaacaacaacaacaacaataacaaaGAGCAGGACCGTTTCCTCCCCATAGCGAATGTGGGGAGGATCATGAAGAAGGTGATCCCGGGCAACGGGAAGATCTCCAAGGACGCCAAGGAGACGGTCCAAGAGTGTGTGTCGGAATTCATCAGCTTCGTCACGGGAGAGGCTTCCGACAAATGCCAACGAGAGAAGCGGAAGACGATCAATGGGGACGACATCCTTTGGGCGATCACAACCCTAGGCTTCGAAGATTATGTGAATCCACTCAAGATATATTTGGCAAAGTATAGAGATATTGAAGGGGAGAAACTCAACGTACCAAAGCAACAGCCTCTTGAACAAcaacaacagcagcagcagcaacaacaaCACATGCATCACGACCAAAACTCACCGAATATTCCATACAATAGTGTGTATTCCACTGCGAATCTCATCACGCAGCCACCCTTCGTCTCGGGCGATCCGCCCTTTCCCTTGCCTTTCTCTCAGAGCTCTATTCAGACAGGGTCGTTGCCTCAGCATGATCATGTCGACGATCATTGGtaa